The genomic stretch aggatgcggagaaaggggaaccctcctacactgttggtgggaatgcaagctggtgcaaccactctggaaaacagcatggaggttcctcaaaatgttgaaaatagaactgccctatgacccatcaattgcactactgggtatttaccctaaagatacaaacgtagtgatccaaaggggcacgtgcacccgaatgtttatagcagcaatgtccacaatagccaaactatggaaagaacctagatgtccatcaacagatgaatggatcaagaagatgtggtatatatacacaatggaatactatgcagccatcaaaagaaatgaaatcttgccatttgcaacaacatggatggaactagagcctatcatgcttagtgaaataagcagagaaagacaactatcatatgatctccctgatatgaggaagtggtgatacaacatgggggcttaagtgggtaggaaaagaagaaatgaaacaatatgggattgggagggagacaaaccataagtgactcttaatctcacaaaacaaactgagggttgctggggggaggggggtgggagaaagggggtgggggtatgggcattggggagggtatgtgctttggtgagtgctgtgaagtgtgtaaacctggcgattcacagacctgtacccctggggataaaaatatatgtctataaaaaataaaaaaattattaaaaaaaacaaaatagcattTTAGATTCTAGCTTTTTGCATGTATTAGGTATAGAGTGGTGTAAgccatttctggtttttttggttgtttttaagaaactttttttcttgctttgtatGTTTTTATAGAAATCTCTAGAAGAAAAGATTGGCTGCTTGCTGAAATTTTCAGGAGACTTAGATGATCAGACCTGTAGAGAAGATTTGCACATCCTTTTCTCAAGTCATGGTGAAATAAAATGGATAGACTTTGTGAGAGGAGCAAAAGAGGTTTGGAAACATTCATATGCTTTTTAGCAATGTTTAAAACTCCAAAGAAACTTAACTTTAGAAGACAGCATTAGTAGaaacaaagcaatttttttttttattaatgtgtttatgaAGTAGTTTCTACTTGgtcatttcctttccattttattattgcCATCACTGTATGTAAATGTCTGATATTTTCTGAATTATGCTATGAATAACTGTTGGTATTTGTGACTGTAAGTTTTGTGATCGCTTTCTGAAGTTCAGTTATAATTCATTGAAATTGATAATTGCAGAGAAGATTTGCAGGGTAGGAAAAGTTTTTGAGTGAAGGAATTAACTATGGAACTATAAAAAACCTGAAGGGTGTGgcttttattgtctgtctttggtATGggggataatttttattttaaatttacttatttttaataagatttttaaaaatttttaaattttttatttcttttcagtgtaacagtattcattgtttttgcactgcacctagtgctccatgcaatccgtgccctctctaatacccaccacctggttcccccaatctccccccacccttcaaaaccctcaggttgtttttcagagtccatagtctctcatggttcacttttccttccaatttccctcaactcccttctctccatctgcccttgtcctccatgctatttgttatgctccacaaataagtgaaaccatatgataattgactctttctgcttgacttatttcaggggataattctttttaaagaaaaagctaaGGAAGCACTGGATAAAGCCAAAGATGCAAATAATGGTAACCTACAATTAAGGAACAAAGAAGTGACGTGGGAAGTACTAGAAGGAGATGTGGAAAAGGaagcactgaaaaaaatcatagaagatcaacaagaatcTCTAAACAAATGGAAATCAAAAGGTCATTAGTTCTGATTTGTCTTTGACCATTAGTTATTTTAACTCATTTGCTTGTTCAGAGGCAGTGACAAGAGATTTAAAACATTTCTCATGGATTTCTCAATCATGTCTCTATAGGTCGCagatttaaaggaaaaggaaaaggaaataaagctgcCCAGACTGGGTCTGCTAAAGGAAAAGTACAGTTTCAGGGCAAGAAAACGAAATTTGATAGCGATGATGAACATGATCAAAATGGTGCATCTGGTAAGTTTTTCTAAGTCCTTTGGTACTTTCATGAGAAATTATATGGGAAAGAACAGCAGTATGGTTTTTCACCTTTTGTATAAGTGATATTCTTGGACTGTGATTTACACAAGTTCTACCATTTTATAAGTGGGAAACAGATATTTGGAAGGTTAAGTTTAGACAGCAGAAGATCTATACTAGGAAAACCCTTCTcattggtgttgggaaattgttgctttttaaaatatatatatatattagaaaaagagagggagcataagtggggggatgggcagaggcagagggagcagcagatttcccactgagcagggagcctaggatcatgacctgagcctaaggcagatagtttaaagcaactgagccacccaggcgccccaggaagttgttgcttttttttaagttgttgttttttaaacaattatttttgttcttttgctcaATATTAAAAGAGCAATGCTTATATAGTGAACTTGACAAAAATTCTGTTATTGTATAGGACCAgtaaaaagagcaagagaagaaacagacaatGAAGAACCTAcaccaaaacaacagaaaacagaaaatggtgCTGGAGACCAGTAGTttagtaaaacatttttttattcatcttaaTTAGGTTTTAAGCTGCTTTTGTCTTTagaggcttttaaaaagaaaaccgaaTTAGATCCACTTCAATATCCACctgtaagaaaggaaaattttttgtttttaacttgtctttttgttacccaaatgaagatttttttttaatgtatagttcTGTTTGTGTTATTTCAAATGATTCAAATATCAAAAGACTTCCACTAAATTGCCTTTGTAATATGACAATGTATTAGTAcaaactaataaaatatgtactatataaaaaagagcaaaaaattagttttttatttttgtgtgtaaagCATTTGAGAAAGAATATCTTAAAGTAGAATATTGGCTGTTATCCCATTGATAGTTATTCTGTCTCTTATGCTAGCTTCCTGTATTTACTCAGGCAACTTGATAACATTGGAAATAATTACTTATTGAAAAGTTCTTCAGTACTGAATGTAGATAAGCCAGATTCAAGAAacttactgatttctttttatgaaatttgTATGATGCTGGCAGGTCATATCGCAGCTCTATAAAACAAAAGCCATCTAAGAATAAAATTTCACTTGCTGTCCCTGACATACATACAGacatatgtaaattaaaataaaattaaggaagtaCTTAACCCTGGTAAGCAGAACACTTCAGACCTGTCACTTTAACTTCCCAAAGACTGAGACCTGATACATTCCCAAGATTAGCCATGGCTAACTAAGGTTGGCATTTCTGCTATTTTGGTCATTTATGCCAAAATTTGAGGTTATGGGGAAGAATTTGAAAGGATAAAAACTGGACAGAAGATGATGGTATCTTTCTAATTTCCTAATAATCTATAGCTAGCAATCATAACAatcatgcttatttttaaaatttcttgtccAGATTTTAATATGGGTAGTAAGTagctaattatttttctattaagcTCTCAAgtgaaaatacaattttcttaTTCTAAGAATTAATGTAGGTTCTCCAAATTTACTCATCAGTTTTAGAGGGATGGCAGTAGACTGCCTGACCTTCATATTTTGCAACACAAATTCTCCGTAGGTTACAGCTTTCAAATTTTCATGTGTAATCAAATAAccttcaataaatcttaaaatgtgtattataaTTCAGTAAGTCTGGCTGGAGCTAAAAAGGCAAGTCTCAACTCCCAAGGGATGTGAATAATGTTGGTCTGAGGATCACATTTGGAATAGCAAGGTACTGGCTTGGTATATTTGGAGTTGTTCTAAGGTGTTCCAAGTTGAATATTACAATACCTTAAACTACGTTAGGAATGACAATACTGGGTAAATAGGAGGACTGACAGACTTTTCCACAGTACATTACTAATTATGAATAGGACTAGTTACATGGTTACTACCACAGTGGTAATCCTAGTCAGCTTATTATCAAGTAAAGAATATTTTCCCCcttattgtatttatttcagcCTTCAGAATTATTTGGATTTTCATTAGTTTCTAGTTATATGTTTATCCCATTCTGGTGTTTGTGAATATTACCCAATTTGctaataaaaatgtatcataCGTTTACTAACAGTGTGGATGATTATACTCTATCCCCCACTAAAAGAAAACAGCTTCATGTTCTCTGACTCCAGGGACAATtagaaaattgaaatggaaaggTAATCAGGCATGATCTGTTGGTATTTTCCACGAGTGGATTTCAAACAGGTCTGACCCACTCCAAGCCCAAGCTCTTTTATCACTATGATGCTAAACAACTGTTCTCTCATCGTCTGGAGTGACCAAATAGTTGGGCACTATTAGGAATTTTCAGCAAAATGCATAAATTGGGACAGTCTTAGGCAAACACTGATACCCTCTCTTTACTTCATTTCCAACCCATTACCAACCCCTCACATTTTGTCAaactaaaaatgtgtttttgttttttaagattttatttatttgagagcgagcgagcacacaagctggggggagagggagcagattccccctgagcagggagccccacctgAGGCTGGattctaagaccctgggatcacgacctgagccaaaggcagctgttaaactgactgagtcacccaggtgcccccgaaaacATGTTCTACAGCACCTTTTCTTGGCACCTAAAACTCTGGTTGGGCTAATGAATTATTGACCTTAAGTAATTAGGGTTTAGATGTATTTTGTGAGAAACAAAAAATTGTCTTACCTGCAATAATATCTATCTTGATTTTCCATTCTGTAGCTTTCTTTTGAATATGCTGAAGATAACAACATATTAatgagaactgattttttttaaataattgagaaTTACTTTTTTGCTAATattcatattaaatttttaagcttttaaaaattcattagaaTTTAGACTCTTAAAAATGTTTCAGCTGTATTGGTAGTACTGTGAAATTAAGAAACCAAACCATTACCAATTATAAGAGTATAGATGAGTATAGTATAGGTGATGAAGCTGAATTCAAATACCTTGACCGAGATAACACAGGGAAGTGGTAGTCTGGATTTCAACCTAAGCAGTCTGGCTCTATAGTCTTGTGTCCTTAATCACTGTTGTGCTGACAAAAAATATACCCAATTTTCTGGAATAAATCTTCTATACCCCCATATGTTATATTGCTGGCAAGAATAATGGAAAAGGGAGGTTCTGAACTCAGATCAGTTTAGCTTCAGTTCTTAAAATTAGGTCTTACTGCTTCCTTTAACGCACACAAAGCCACAAAGGGACAATGAGACTAACAGTTAGGCAAACTAGGACATACTGTAATCTTAGCTATACCACACTTCTCTACTGAACTATAGTCTCTCCTGGTAACGGTTCCTGCCTGAGCAAATCTTTGGCAAAAAAAGTTATATAGGctggaagaaaacaaatcacAAATGTTAGCTAAAGGGAAAATTGTTTCTAAGTGCCATGATGTTTAAAAAGTTCAGGAGAAAGAGATACCCCGGTAATTAGTATTCAAAGCAAATCCTTAAAACACTATCTTGAATTTTGAAGCAGCAACATCATGATGATTTGAACTTACATCTCTAGTGGAGGATTTGTGTAAAGAGTATACTGCTGTTCTTGCCATTTCCAAAGCAGTCTTCAGAAATGCCATATCTGTCCCTGTTAAGAGTAGAAAAAACTCATTTAATTTATATACCTGTTACCAaaacaaaagattaaaagaataccatgtatttaaaaacttttttcccaAATTCCAAAATAGACACTTCAGATTCTTCTGCAAAAAGACAagatacaaaaaagtaaaatataggagtgcctaggtggcttaatcagttaagcatctgccttggcctcaggtcattgaattgggctccctgctcagccaggaacctgcttctccctctctctctgcctctgccctccctcccccagctcatgatctatctcaaataaataattttttttaaagtaaaatatatatcttttaaggTTGATAGAATAAAATCAGAATTATACTATCTTCTTTAAATAAGACTAAAGTAAAAGTTTTAATGTTCCAAATTAACAActcaagggagaagagaaaacaggtaCAGCAGTAATCAGAATcaggcaggggctggagggagaacTCTTTATTCATGGCttcttggtgcctgggtggcttagtcagttaagtgtctgcctttggctcagttcatgatccctgggtcttagGGCTTGATGATCCCTGGGTCTTAGGgcttgagcagggagtctgtctcttcctctgcccctcccccgccccctctcaaataaataaataaaatcttaaaaaagtaaacttcACATCTTTTCTTCTCACAGGCTTTCTATCCTCCTTGCCTACAATACACAGGATAAATAGCCACAGTCAGTCACTGTTACTCATGATCATATGTTGAAACTCTTGGTGTGTTAAGGCATTAAAATGAGGTTCTAAAAGTATAAAATCCTTTACAGAATTATAAGGGTTAGGTAAGTCATTCTTGAAAGCAAAGTATAAAtagtaaattaatttaaaaaactatttactCAACTGTCCTTGTTAAGAGTGGAAAAACAAAGATTGAAAAATTCAATTTCCTAGACATACATTAAACAaactgaaattattaaaattacaCAGGTAAGAGATGGTTTATTTAATGAACAGTGACAAAATCATTTAAcccaaacaataagaaaataactttaaaacttGCTTTTCTATACATGTATCAGTACACTTGAGTATTTTTactaacctttattatttttggtcCCAAAAGGAGGATTCATAATTACTGTATCAAATGACTTGGACATTCTGTTAGATAATGAGCACACATCACATTGAACCATGTCAACATTTGTTAACTCAAACTCCTCCacatttctattaaatatttccaACGCATCTTCATCTATGTCAAATCCAACACACaacctataaatacagagcaCACATAAAAAATGACTATTTATAGCtcccaaaacaataacaaaatcaaaccatattttgttttttgttttaccgTTCTGCTCATTCAAAATGTACTCAGTATCATATTCTTGCTCCCCTCATCTCATACTGTAGATTCCCATAAATCTAATTTAGTTAATCCTATTAATGTTTCTTATTCAGACCACCCTATACCCAAACCTTACATATAGGATCACCTACCCCGCTCCTAACATTGCAGTTCCGATGCTAAGAACGCCACAACCACATCCTAGATCTGCAACCACTTTATTTTCAATGTCATCATATGTATTATGGATTGTATAGAGCATACATGCTAAAAGATCAAAAAACATATTAGGGAAAAAGAGTAAGTTGATGACCAAAATCCAATTCATGTAAATGACTAATGCAATTTCTTGTCTTGCATTATTCCTCCCCCAAATGGtgttccaaattatttttaaaaaaatgaggtataATATCTTGTTATGTAGTAAGAGGCACCACAAGAACAATAACACACACCAACGGTTCCCAAAAACTACTCTGGTGACAATGCGAAGAATGacaaaattctgaaataaaatgagaaaaataaggctaGAATGTTTTTTCCTCAGCCTGTTCAAAacattgcccctccccccatataTCAGTTCTTTCTTTGATGTTGAAATATTTTTGCAAGGATGGTGAGAATaaacaggttttaaaaatatcttttcttgtCAAAATATAAACTTGGCAACCCTGTATCAGTCTCCCAAAACTGTTTTGAAATCTGTTAAGTCTGGAGATCACCAATACTGAATAAGCATTAACATTAAAATGGTCCAGAACTTTTTGACAAGTTTGTCACCAGAACACAGGTACCCTAAGTGCAAGCTAGAATGAGAAAAGTCCTATATCCACAATACAGCCTTTAGACACATAAATTCATAAACTAATGAGAAGTGAGGGGTAGAGCAGGAACTGCTGAGATCAGAAAGGGTTCTTCCAAATACACAAAGGTCTGGGATATATACTAAAGGTTAAGCATGAATAAAACTACTGATCTCTCCCTGTGGATATGTGAACCAGCAAGAACTACTGGCCAACATGATGCCTTAGCACTAGAGGTTTTATCAAAAACACAACTGGGGTGCttgctggctcagctggtgaagcatgcaactctccatctcaagatataagttcaggccccacattgggtgtagagattacttaaaaataaaatctttttttttttttttaagattttatttatttgacagacagagatcacaagtaggcagagaggcaggcagaaagagagaggaggaagcaggctctccgcggagcagatagcctgatgcagggctcgatcccagaaccctgggataatgacttgagccaaaggcagaggctttaacccactgagccacccaggtaccccctaaaaataaaatcttaaaagaaaaattcacacaGTTATAGGGATATCTCAGTCTGACTGCTATCCCAATTACTGCTGCAAGTGTTAGTGACTTTGATGCTGGCATCTCAAAGAATTAGCACGTCCACATGCATGTTATACCCTGGGTATGaacaaaggattttttaaaacagacttCACTAAGAAACCCTACAGTCAGAATACACTAAAGAAATCATCTAAATTGAGAAAACAGGTCTTAACCCAGACACAGTTTTGTGCCAATTTTTGGTTGGAATTATGACAATATGTTGGTGGTATATACTTGTTGCAGGTATATACTTTCATTGGCTGCTTAGAAACAGAACTAATGTTGAAGCTGGAAGGGATTCCCAAATTAATTTTCCCAAGACTCCTCAATGAATTTGACAATGTTTATTAAATATGGTTTTTCCTTTGTTGTCTGCTGTACTCCCAGT from Neovison vison isolate M4711 chromosome 3, ASM_NN_V1, whole genome shotgun sequence encodes the following:
- the METTL5 gene encoding rRNA N6-adenosine-methyltransferase METTL5 isoform X1 translates to MKKLRLKELESRLQQVDGFEKPKLLLEQYPTRPHIAACMLYTIHNTYDDIENKVVADLGCGCGVLSIGTAMLGAGLCVGFDIDEDALEIFNRNVEEFELTNVDMVQCDVCSLSNRMSKSFDTVIMNPPFGTKNNKGTDMAFLKTALEMARTAVYSLHKSSTRDHIQKKATEWKIKIDIIAELRYDLPASYKFHKKKSVDIEVDLIRFSF
- the METTL5 gene encoding rRNA N6-adenosine-methyltransferase METTL5 isoform X2, with translation MLYTIHNTYDDIENKVVADLGCGCGVLSIGTAMLGAGLCVGFDIDEDALEIFNRNVEEFELTNVDMVQCDVCSLSNRMSKSFDTVIMNPPFGTKNNKGTDMAFLKTALEMARTAVYSLHKSSTRDHIQKKATEWKIKIDIIAELRYDLPASYKFHKKKSVDIEVDLIRFSF